The following proteins are co-located in the uncultured Draconibacterium sp. genome:
- a CDS encoding M20/M25/M40 family metallo-hydrolase has translation MFQRKTVLSSLFLFCFNFLLLAQSGPLDKIDIDDLKRNLTFIASDELQGRKLGTEVDGLGICADFLAENAQRIGLKPAVENYFQPVNILGTKPQQNNFIEIQNKKGKLVFRTNSLVALNSSSESSEFETDQLVFVGFGDEITDDIEEKVVVLAQGNAESFLKDEFYRWDRRLEQNKIAAISKKKPKAILIVANPNDKENKTYNQINTWFKRERFSLASETPNNALSVVLTKADFADKLLGAKGSFKKYLTEVATGKKTELPDIRKTLKVKIEKQTNFFESKNVIGVVEGSDPILKNEYVVFMAHYDHLGIGKDGDVYNGADDNGSGTVALLEVAEAFMSLDKKPKRSIVFLWVTCEELGHFGSGFYCDHPVFPLAKTVAAINLDMVGRVYNGPQDDVWKDSPKKVKDFDGLYTLTNDVWPELANISAAKCKELGLVPDTSLPKNPFLRASDHYNFHKNGVPILNYATGYHADYHKVGDEVSKINFEKIKRVADLCFLVGLEVANKNHIEFLKEQNVKNEVGTDL, from the coding sequence ATGTTTCAACGAAAAACTGTACTTAGTAGTCTGTTTTTATTTTGTTTTAATTTTTTGCTTTTAGCGCAGTCCGGTCCGCTCGATAAAATTGATATCGATGATTTAAAACGAAATCTAACGTTTATTGCGTCTGACGAATTACAAGGCAGAAAGTTAGGAACAGAGGTTGACGGTTTGGGGATTTGTGCTGATTTTTTGGCCGAAAATGCTCAACGAATTGGATTAAAACCGGCGGTTGAGAACTATTTTCAGCCTGTAAATATTCTGGGAACAAAACCACAACAAAACAATTTTATTGAAATTCAAAATAAAAAAGGGAAGTTGGTTTTTAGAACCAATTCGCTGGTGGCTTTAAACAGTTCATCCGAATCAAGCGAATTTGAAACTGATCAGCTGGTGTTTGTCGGTTTCGGAGATGAAATAACAGACGACATTGAAGAGAAAGTTGTAGTGCTTGCACAGGGAAATGCAGAATCGTTTTTAAAGGATGAGTTTTACAGGTGGGACCGACGTTTGGAACAGAATAAAATCGCCGCCATTTCAAAAAAAAAACCAAAAGCGATACTAATTGTTGCCAATCCCAACGACAAGGAAAACAAAACTTACAATCAGATTAATACATGGTTTAAGCGCGAAAGATTCAGTCTGGCTTCAGAAACCCCGAATAATGCACTTTCTGTTGTTTTAACCAAAGCCGATTTTGCAGATAAGTTGTTGGGGGCGAAAGGAAGTTTTAAAAAGTACCTGACAGAAGTTGCCACCGGCAAAAAAACAGAACTACCTGATATCAGAAAAACGTTAAAAGTTAAAATAGAAAAGCAAACCAATTTTTTTGAGAGTAAGAATGTAATTGGTGTTGTGGAAGGATCTGATCCGATACTCAAAAACGAATATGTGGTTTTTATGGCGCATTACGATCATCTTGGAATTGGGAAAGATGGTGATGTGTACAATGGCGCTGACGATAACGGATCGGGTACAGTTGCACTGCTGGAAGTTGCCGAAGCTTTTATGAGCCTTGATAAAAAACCAAAACGCAGCATTGTATTTTTGTGGGTCACCTGCGAAGAGTTGGGTCACTTTGGTTCCGGATTTTATTGCGATCATCCGGTTTTTCCCCTTGCGAAAACGGTTGCAGCTATCAACCTCGACATGGTGGGGAGGGTTTACAACGGGCCACAAGATGATGTTTGGAAAGACTCGCCTAAAAAGGTGAAAGACTTTGATGGATTGTACACCCTCACAAACGATGTGTGGCCCGAGCTTGCAAACATTAGTGCTGCAAAATGCAAGGAGCTGGGATTGGTTCCCGACACTTCGTTGCCAAAAAATCCTTTTTTACGTGCCAGCGACCATTATAATTTCCATAAAAACGGTGTGCCGATTTTAAATTATGCCACCGGTTATCATGCCGATTACCACAAGGTGGGCGATGAAGTTTCGAAAATTAATTTTGAAAAGATAAAAAGGGTTGCTGATCTGTGCTTTCTGGTAGGTTTAGAAGTCGCCAACAAAAATCACATCGAATTTTTAAAAGAACAGAATGTGAAAAATGAAGTTGGCACCGACCTGTAA